Proteins co-encoded in one Verrucomicrobiota bacterium genomic window:
- the tgt gene encoding tRNA guanosine(34) transglycosylase Tgt, with protein sequence MKTGSFKLLKEDASSRARLGRLKTEHGVIETPCFMPVGTQGTVKAVSPQELKALGAMVILSNTYHMFIRPGVDVIDAIGGLHKFMSWDGPILTDSGGFQVFSLAKLRNITSEGVHFQSHVDGSHLFLGPKEAIQIQQSLGSDVVMVFDECPPWPAEKGLVEQAVNRTLDWARICKQELQDGVGRGPTKEQLLFAIIQGGSYDDLRKSCAEVLVEMDFPGYAIGGVSVGEPEYEMLRAIEATEPFLPHHKPRYAMGLGQPDQLVKMVARGIDMFDCVLPTRVARNGTAYTSKGTVNMKNASNRFAEEPIEDFGQDYPCHGFSRAYIRHLLKAEEILGLRLITLHNLYFYLDLMRQMRVAISEDRFNQWSNDFLNNYQPRTESNEK encoded by the coding sequence ATGAAAACAGGCTCATTTAAGTTATTAAAAGAGGATGCCTCTAGTAGGGCAAGGCTTGGTCGTCTGAAAACGGAACATGGTGTGATTGAAACGCCTTGCTTTATGCCTGTAGGCACCCAAGGAACAGTCAAGGCAGTCTCTCCCCAAGAGTTAAAAGCTTTAGGTGCGATGGTAATTCTTTCTAACACTTATCACATGTTTATCAGACCGGGCGTAGATGTGATAGATGCAATAGGTGGACTTCATAAGTTTATGAGCTGGGATGGCCCAATCTTAACCGATAGCGGTGGATTCCAGGTTTTCAGTCTGGCAAAATTAAGGAATATCACTTCAGAGGGAGTGCATTTTCAATCTCATGTAGATGGCAGCCATTTGTTTTTAGGTCCGAAGGAGGCGATACAAATCCAGCAGTCTCTAGGTTCTGATGTTGTGATGGTATTTGATGAATGCCCACCTTGGCCAGCTGAAAAGGGGTTAGTTGAGCAGGCCGTCAATCGCACGTTGGATTGGGCTAGGATTTGCAAGCAGGAATTGCAGGATGGTGTTGGTCGAGGCCCTACCAAAGAACAATTACTTTTTGCAATAATTCAGGGTGGCAGTTATGACGACCTAAGGAAATCTTGCGCGGAGGTGTTAGTGGAAATGGACTTTCCAGGATACGCCATTGGAGGGGTGAGCGTCGGCGAGCCAGAGTATGAAATGTTACGGGCAATTGAGGCGACTGAACCTTTTTTGCCTCATCATAAGCCACGGTATGCCATGGGGTTAGGTCAACCAGACCAGTTAGTTAAAATGGTGGCTCGGGGTATAGACATGTTTGATTGTGTTCTGCCTACTCGGGTTGCCAGAAACGGAACGGCTTATACCTCCAAGGGCACAGTGAATATGAAAAATGCTAGCAATCGCTTTGCAGAAGAACCCATAGAGGACTTTGGCCAGGACTACCCTTGTCATGGTTTCTCAAGAGCTTACATCAGGCATTTGCTAAAAGCTGAAGAAATTCTTGGCCTAAGGCTAATTACTCTGCATAATCTTTATTTTTATCTCGACTTGATGAGGCAGATGAGAGTGGCTATAAGCGAAGATCGGTTTAATCAGTGGTCGAATGATTTTCTAAATAACTACCAACCGAGAACAGAAAGTAACGAAAAATGA
- the yajC gene encoding preprotein translocase subunit YajC, whose translation MIEFVMTKIDGMVILAQAAEDAEPGMGAGLMSMAPLLIMIVLFYFILIRPQMKKQKQHDKMVSEIKSGTNVIVAGGIYGNIANVKEKSFVVKIADNVKIEIQKNSVSQVLSEGYEKK comes from the coding sequence ATGATAGAGTTTGTAATGACGAAGATTGATGGAATGGTGATTTTGGCACAAGCGGCAGAGGATGCGGAGCCAGGAATGGGGGCGGGGCTTATGAGTATGGCGCCTTTATTAATTATGATCGTGCTCTTTTATTTCATCCTGATTCGTCCTCAGATGAAAAAGCAAAAGCAGCATGACAAAATGGTGTCTGAGATAAAATCTGGAACGAATGTCATAGTCGCCGGTGGTATCTACGGAAACATAGCTAACGTTAAGGAGAAATCGTTTGTAGTAAAGATAGCTGACAACGTGAAAATTGAAATCCAGAAGAACAGTGTTTCACAGGTTCTATCTGAAGGGTATGAGAAAAAATAA
- the secD gene encoding protein translocase subunit SecD, translating into MDYTILGLSFLFLIFFVWYLASSYDRSRRWVALGLIASLITISTLSLVRFDDGDTSGSLPWPVNITPGIDLRGGTQFIVEIQTATESEEAGDTKKKEISPAALEQAQKVFEDRLNKLGTSDVLVQPLGENRIIIQVPGVSQNDKVKYRSTLERVAKLEFKLVHPQNEVLLSQIKAGQEEIPFDHEILPLWDRDKEGNRIKREILVTRKTEMGGKHVTTAFPTLGQLGMPEVIINFDSKGSDLFGKLTASNIGRRLAIVLDREVYTAPNIQSAIYGSCQISGGDMTRAEAEEIASVLENPLETPVKIVDERGVDPTLGKASVKDGFNAAVIGFCLVIVFMAIYYRIAGAFAVVALVFNLVILLGLFAQFGFTLTLPGVAGVILTIGMAVDANVLIFERIREEMDEGKPLKNSIQAGFSKAFSSIFDANVTTFIAALFMFWQGSGAVRGFAIVLCLGILSSLFTALVSTRACFDWMMTLYKSSKLNMTHVLTKTKIDFMSMRRIAVIVSVVLIGGSIANWVNKGSDSLGVDFAGGALASYSFEKKISDDELQAAAGSLPVTFQYQDSYGEGGEILSVKASKEVIEDVHSKITEAFPDAKFDRLQLDKVAASIGKEFFKSSAVALALGLIGIFLYIVWRFETSFAIGAIVALIHDVTITLGIFTALGYQFSLTTVGAILTVAGYSINDTIVVFDRIREGLRLDPRQELKDVVNNCLNATLSRTMITSLTTGLSVLALFFFGGFVIHDFSLLLLTGVLVGTYSSIFVASPIILLFGAKAKQEAAIDPEYIATSS; encoded by the coding sequence ATGGACTATACGATTTTAGGATTATCCTTCTTATTTTTAATCTTCTTTGTTTGGTACTTGGCTAGCTCATATGACAGATCCCGTCGCTGGGTGGCTCTTGGGCTTATTGCCAGTTTAATTACTATTTCCACCCTGTCTTTGGTGCGTTTTGACGATGGGGATACTTCAGGTTCTTTGCCCTGGCCGGTGAATATTACACCGGGAATTGATTTGCGCGGTGGAACTCAATTTATTGTGGAGATCCAAACTGCTACTGAGAGCGAAGAGGCTGGAGACACTAAAAAGAAGGAGATCTCTCCAGCTGCTTTGGAACAAGCTCAAAAGGTATTTGAAGATAGACTTAATAAATTAGGGACCTCTGATGTTTTGGTTCAGCCCCTTGGTGAAAATCGTATCATTATCCAAGTGCCTGGAGTAAGTCAGAATGATAAAGTAAAGTATAGAAGCACCCTGGAGCGCGTTGCCAAGTTAGAGTTCAAGTTAGTTCACCCGCAGAATGAGGTGCTTTTATCTCAGATCAAAGCAGGCCAGGAAGAAATTCCATTCGACCATGAAATTCTGCCGCTATGGGATCGAGATAAAGAGGGCAATAGGATTAAAAGAGAAATATTGGTCACTAGGAAGACAGAGATGGGTGGTAAGCACGTAACTACTGCTTTCCCAACGCTCGGTCAGTTAGGAATGCCTGAAGTCATTATTAATTTTGACTCTAAGGGTAGCGATTTATTTGGAAAGCTCACCGCATCGAATATAGGACGCCGCTTAGCGATTGTTCTAGACCGTGAAGTTTATACAGCTCCCAATATACAGAGTGCTATATACGGCTCTTGTCAAATATCAGGTGGTGATATGACTCGTGCTGAAGCTGAGGAGATTGCTAGCGTTCTGGAAAATCCATTAGAAACGCCTGTAAAGATTGTAGATGAGCGAGGTGTAGATCCAACCTTGGGAAAAGCTTCGGTTAAAGATGGTTTTAACGCTGCAGTCATTGGATTCTGTTTGGTGATTGTTTTCATGGCCATCTACTATCGTATAGCGGGAGCTTTTGCCGTAGTGGCATTGGTCTTCAACTTAGTGATTTTACTGGGGTTGTTCGCTCAATTTGGATTTACGCTAACTTTGCCGGGTGTAGCTGGCGTGATTCTAACCATAGGCATGGCGGTAGATGCCAATGTCCTGATCTTCGAACGTATTCGCGAGGAGATGGACGAAGGCAAGCCTCTCAAGAATTCAATCCAGGCTGGGTTTAGCAAAGCTTTTAGTTCTATTTTTGATGCGAATGTTACGACATTTATAGCTGCGCTCTTTATGTTTTGGCAGGGGAGTGGAGCTGTTCGAGGATTTGCTATTGTTCTATGCCTGGGTATTCTATCGAGCTTGTTCACAGCACTAGTAAGTACCAGAGCTTGTTTTGATTGGATGATGACTCTTTACAAGTCTAGCAAACTCAATATGACCCATGTGCTCACCAAGACTAAGATAGACTTCATGTCTATGCGGAGGATTGCTGTGATTGTCTCAGTCGTTTTGATTGGGGGAAGCATCGCCAACTGGGTTAATAAAGGAAGCGATTCTCTAGGTGTTGATTTCGCAGGAGGTGCATTAGCTAGCTATAGTTTTGAGAAAAAAATTTCCGACGATGAATTGCAGGCTGCGGCTGGATCTTTACCTGTTACCTTTCAATACCAAGATTCTTATGGAGAAGGAGGAGAAATTCTTTCGGTTAAGGCTAGTAAAGAGGTGATTGAAGATGTTCATTCGAAAATCACGGAAGCGTTTCCTGATGCTAAATTTGATAGATTGCAGTTGGATAAAGTAGCAGCGTCTATTGGTAAGGAGTTTTTCAAAAGCTCAGCGGTCGCACTTGCTTTGGGACTAATTGGGATTTTCCTCTACATTGTTTGGCGTTTCGAAACTTCATTTGCCATTGGTGCTATAGTTGCGCTTATACACGACGTAACCATTACTTTAGGAATTTTTACAGCTCTTGGGTATCAATTCTCATTGACGACAGTAGGGGCTATTCTGACAGTAGCTGGCTACTCGATTAATGATACCATCGTTGTCTTTGACCGAATTCGTGAAGGCTTACGTCTAGATCCTCGCCAAGAATTAAAAGATGTAGTCAACAATTGCTTAAATGCCACGTTAAGTAGAACGATGATTACTTCTCTAACCACAGGTTTGTCAGTGCTAGCATTGTTTTTCTTTGGTGGTTTCGTGATCCATGACTTCTCATTGCTTTTGTTAACAGGGGTTTTAGTTGGAACCTATTCATCCATTTTTGTCGCAAGTCCAATCATACTACTATTTGGAGCAAAAGCTAAGCAGGAGGCAGCTATTGATCCTGAATATATAGCGACATCTAGTTAG
- the recJ gene encoding single-stranded-DNA-specific exonuclease RecJ, whose protein sequence is MKRWKISSANGVDPYESEQVVKYLLNARGISDREHESFLHPKLSNLNDPLRIPDMERAVVRVEEALRTGQRILIYSDYDVDGMTSSALMFRFLAQMGKQVDVFIPERLSEGYGLSISAIDRAIGEGKPDLLLALDCGTTSVAEVEYLNEKGIDVIIIDHHELAEKIPNALAFVNPQKGEHDHILATVGLVFKFCHAFLKMRDEPDLFDLKECLDLIAVGTVADIVPLKEDNRILVHHGLKRLAQTAHVGLQELMQAAGIRRRPTPVTIGFMIGPRLNASGRLAEAKSGWELLTTQSRRNAAILAQQLDRLNRDRQDLEQQATYEAEAIIGRKVGVNPKCVVVASREWHQGVIGIVASRLQKKWYCPIVVISIDEDGKGKGSGRSIDGCSLMDGLRHCQDLLLSFGGHAMAAGLEIEANQIDTFRERLEEWMQSNCSEEIYQEQLDIDMELPGEALNEELARSLGKLEPFGRFNEPPIFVIRDIQCEGSEKIFGKGHLRFSARVGSNWFDAVAFNMANELLGQKKFDVVGHWEIDDYSGKPCLRILDYKSSDK, encoded by the coding sequence GTGAAGCGTTGGAAAATATCCTCGGCGAATGGCGTTGATCCGTATGAAAGTGAGCAGGTGGTTAAGTATCTGCTTAATGCTAGGGGAATATCTGACAGGGAGCATGAAAGTTTTCTTCACCCAAAACTATCCAATTTAAATGACCCTCTGCGTATTCCGGATATGGAAAGGGCGGTTGTCCGTGTTGAGGAAGCTTTGAGAACTGGGCAGAGAATCCTGATCTATAGTGATTACGATGTAGATGGGATGACCAGCAGTGCGCTGATGTTTCGCTTTTTAGCACAGATGGGAAAGCAGGTGGATGTTTTTATCCCTGAGCGTTTGTCAGAAGGTTATGGTCTATCTATTTCTGCTATAGATCGAGCAATAGGGGAGGGTAAGCCTGATCTATTACTTGCTTTGGACTGTGGAACAACAAGTGTTGCAGAAGTGGAATATCTCAATGAGAAAGGAATTGATGTGATTATCATTGACCACCACGAACTTGCTGAAAAGATTCCAAACGCTCTGGCCTTTGTAAACCCGCAAAAAGGAGAGCATGACCATATTCTAGCAACTGTTGGATTAGTTTTTAAATTCTGTCATGCCTTCTTAAAGATGCGGGATGAGCCAGATTTGTTTGATCTCAAAGAGTGCTTAGATCTCATAGCTGTTGGGACAGTAGCGGACATTGTTCCACTTAAGGAGGATAATAGAATACTCGTGCACCACGGACTGAAGCGTTTGGCGCAAACAGCGCACGTGGGCTTGCAAGAGTTGATGCAAGCAGCTGGTATTCGACGTAGGCCAACGCCGGTGACCATAGGTTTCATGATTGGTCCTAGGCTAAATGCTAGTGGTCGTTTAGCCGAAGCCAAATCTGGCTGGGAATTGTTAACCACGCAAAGTCGCCGAAATGCTGCCATACTTGCTCAGCAGCTAGACCGTTTGAATAGGGATCGACAAGATTTGGAACAACAAGCCACTTATGAGGCTGAGGCTATTATTGGCAGGAAGGTAGGAGTCAACCCCAAGTGTGTGGTAGTAGCTTCTCGTGAGTGGCACCAAGGCGTAATAGGAATAGTCGCTTCTAGATTACAGAAAAAATGGTACTGTCCTATAGTTGTTATTTCAATTGATGAAGATGGGAAGGGTAAAGGGAGTGGGCGCTCCATAGATGGTTGTTCTTTAATGGATGGTTTAAGGCATTGCCAAGATTTGCTGCTAAGTTTTGGTGGTCATGCCATGGCGGCAGGTCTTGAGATTGAGGCAAATCAAATTGATACTTTTCGAGAGCGCCTAGAGGAGTGGATGCAAAGCAACTGCTCTGAGGAAATTTACCAAGAGCAACTTGATATCGATATGGAGTTGCCTGGAGAGGCCCTAAATGAGGAGCTTGCTAGAAGCCTTGGAAAACTAGAACCTTTTGGTCGCTTTAATGAACCGCCAATTTTTGTTATTCGAGATATCCAATGTGAGGGAAGTGAGAAAATATTTGGTAAAGGGCATTTACGTTTTTCGGCAAGGGTTGGCAGTAATTGGTTTGATGCGGTTGCCTTTAATATGGCGAATGAGCTCCTGGGGCAGAAAAAATTTGATGTGGTAGGCCACTGGGAAATTGATGATTATTCCGGGAAGCCGTGCCTGAGAATCCTTGATTATAAATCATCTGATAAATAG